Sequence from the Fragaria vesca subsp. vesca linkage group LG4, FraVesHawaii_1.0, whole genome shotgun sequence genome:
AACAGACTATATTTCGTCGGTTTTAGTTATTTTTTTAAGTTTTTATTACACACTTTAGCCGACGAATATCTTAAATGTTTCGTCGGCTAAAGTTTGGGAAAAAAAACCGACGACATGTTTTTCGTCGGCTAAACTCTGGGACTATAGCCGACGACGTCTTCTTGTTTCGTCGGCTAAAGTCACCGCCAATGACCTTTTCCCGACGAAATCTTAGCCGACGAATTAAGCTAACTGGCCGACGAAATTTTTTCCTGGTAGTGTCTTATACATTCCTTGAAATACGTTACCTGATCAATGCTAGAATTTTATAACCTTATGTAATACATTATATAATTCTTCATGTACGCAATCATTTTCTTATGTATTATGGATTTATCATGTACTTTGTTCCCGGAGGGGGGGGGAGGAGGGGGGAGAGAGAGAGACAATAAACCTGAACCCCGAGCTACAGAATTTATAAGTATGAGTGAGCAATGTTGGAAGACATGTAGTTTGGTTGTTTCATTCCTGATTTATGTGTGGCATTGAGTTTAGATTTTACGACTAGATTCTAATATAGAGCATCCCGTTAATTAGATTGAGAACCCCAATAATTAAATACTCAATCAACTAATAACATCGTTTAATTAATACTAATTTTTTACCCGTGCATTTGCATAGACTCGTACGTTAATTAATTTTGAGTTATCAACGTGGGAATCTTGAATGGTAATTGCACTCAACCATATATTTCTAATTATTCTCAATTTGTTGCTGACCGTCTGGCCAATTATGAGATCAAGCACTCGCATCCTTCTATTTAGTTTCAATGTTTCTCTCTTCTTTTGTCCTCAACATTCCATTGGGATAAGCTGGAAAGGGGGATTCCTAGAGGTTTCAATGTACCTTATATCATTGTATGTGCCTTATGTTAATTGTTTGGGAAAATGGTCATTTAGTACTAATTCAAACCCTTTATTTCCTATTACAATGATAATCTTTTATATTAGCCCATTCCAATATAAGGTAACCATTTTTATGCCCAAATGCATAAATCTTTACTAAAGTCTTAACAAACTATATTATTTTAAGACTATTTTGTCCCCACCTCTTCAACATGAAAAGACTTGGCCGGAACCTCGGACTCCGGTCACTAGCCGCCGGACACCGGACTCCGGTCACCGGCCGCCGGACACCGGACTCCGGTCACCGACTGCCGGATTCCGGTCACCGGATTTTCCCCTGTAACCAGTTACGGATCCCCAATAATCAGTTACTGACCAGTTAATGACCCATAATAACCAGTTACTAACCTCCAGTAACCAGTTATTGATTAATTACTGACACCCAGTAACCAGTTACTGACTCCCAATAACTTTTAGTTTTTAGTTACTGACACCCAGTAATCACTTAGTTTTCAGTTACTGACACCCAGTAATCACTTAGTTTTCAGTTACCGACACCCAGTAATCACCCAATAATCACTTATTGACCCTCAATAATTAGGTTACAAACCTCAAATAATAACTTATTGGCCCCAATAATCACTTATCAATCCTTAATAATCACTTACTGACTCTAATATTCAAATGTAAGGATAAAAAATAAAAAAAAATAAAAAAAAACTAACTGACTTGAACTGGGCACCCATATTTCTTCTTTGGGCACCCACCTTCCCCGACCTCCTCCACCGGCCTCCTCCACCAACCCCGGCGCACGCCAGCAAGCAGCGCCCTTCCCCAGCCACTATCCAACCTGAATCGAACTCCAGCCGAGCCGGAAGATAAGCTGGGTAGCAAAGGCAAACGGCGCAGAGGCCCTTCCAGTCAGCGAGGACGAGGGTGGTGAGGCTGTCGAGGTTGCAAATCTCGGGGGCGATGGAGCCGGACATGAAGCCGGACTGGCCAGACTTGGAGAGAATGGGGTCCTCAGACTCGCCGCGGAGGTTAAGGTCGACGACGCGGCGAGTGGAAGGGTCGCAGCTGACGCCGTACCAGTTGAGGCAGCAGTCGGTGCCGAACCATGTGTTGAAGAGGCCGAGGTTGGATTCGGTGAGGGAGGCCTTGACGGCTTCGAGGGCTGCCAGGTCTGTTGGTAAGCAGGAATCAACAGCAATGGCGCAGAGCAGAGTGATCACGACGGAGATAAACACCACCCTCATGGTTCAGACATTAAATCTGAATGTGAGCTACGAGTGACTAGAGTGAAGAAGAAGAAGAAGAAAGAGAGCTACTAGAGAGAGAGAGAGAGAGAGAGAGAGAGAGAGAGAGAGAGAGAGAGCAAAGAGCAGATCGGGAGGAGAAGAAGAGAGAGAGAGAGAGACAGAGAGAGAAGAGAAAGAGAAAAAGATGAGATATGTTTGGGTTTAATTCTATAGAGGGTAATAATGTTTTTTACATAAGAATCATTGAAATGGGCTAACAGAAAAGATTTACATTGATGTGGGTATTAAAATCCCTATTTTTGTGCATTTGGGCATTTTCCCTAATTATTTTTTGAAACTTGGACTAGGCTGAAGTTTAGTGTGAACTGGATTTAACTTGAGACTTTAAATTAAACGGCCGTGTAAATTGAGTGTCTATTTCTGCTACGTGATTTCCGTTTCATGCAAATTGTGTGAATATATTGTCTTTGCATCTGTTTTGGGTATGTAATAGTTTTGAATTTCTTAATACATATCCGTTATTTGAGTGAGCTCAGTAGAAACGCATCTGTTATTTTAGTTATGTTCTTCTACTTCATAATTACAGTTCATCCAAATTCTAACTTTTTTGTTGTTTCCTGAATTGTATATTTAACTGTTATGGGATCACAAAACAAGAATAAAAGTTTGTAACGACGCAGTTGCACTAGCTTTGTGAGGACCGAAGCCTTTTATGATTAATAAGTAACTTTTCTTTGGTCTACATACTCTGGCATGAATTACAAATGTTGTGAGCAAATCGAATCATCTATGTAGAGGCAAAATCTGCGACTGATTTATTACAAATGAGCAATCCTTTCAGGGTCTATAGTGGTATATGCATGTAATAACTTCAATGTTCCTGTTTTCGTCCTCACAAATCACAATAATATGTGTGACTGTGTTAATACTTTTATGGGACAGTTATTAGTGTTTGTGAAAACTAATTAATCCAAAAACGTATAAATCAAAAAGACTGATGTAAATTATGAAGACTGAAGAAGCTCAGACATTTCACAACATAGGAAGCAAATCTTACTAGTCAAGAATGAAGTTTTTTTTTTTTGAACAGGGCAAGAATGAAGTTTAAAAATAAATACTGAAAAGGAAGAAGTATAAGTAAGTAACTTTACCAAGACAGATTCAAGTCATTCAACCAAAGTAACCAAAACGGATGCAGAACTATTGCACTCACACAATTTACATGAAACAGTAATGTTATGTAGCAGAAAAGGTCACTTAAATTACGCGTCCGTTAAATTTTACAAGTCTCCAAGCTCGGATTAAGCTTCGACAATCCAAGCCTCACCTACCAAAGGAACAGATCGACAGCCTTATAAATGTGAGCGCTCTGCTTCTAAACCAGTTCATGCAAAGCAGAAGCTAAGCTAGCTAACTGTGTGGGTGAGTTCGAGAGATTTTGATCGAGAGGTAGGTTCTTTTTCTCTAAGGGCTAAACTGAGGACTCATCGACAACATGGAAAATTCTTTGATTTTTATGGCCAACCAAAAAAATTGGAATTTCCATGTGTTCGATGGAGTTCTTAGTTTAGCCCTTGGCACTGCAGTAAAAGAAGAAAAGTTTGAAGAGATGCTAAAGATTTGTAGTCTATGAAACCTATTTCAGTATTTCTTGTCATTGTAGTTCTAGCATTTCATCATGACCGCCAAAGTCTCTCTTCAATGCAAAATCACCATAATCCAGTTAACAGATATGCTGAAAATCAATATCTGAGTATGATCGTGATGTAGATGTACGTGTTAGGTATCATCAATAGTTTGTGTTGTCTTGGACTTTTTTCGTTATGAGCGATGATTTACTGTTGTAAGTTTGTAACTATGTTCCTTGTTCATCTGTAAATGAACGGTATGTCACAAACAATGCTTACTTCACATCTATTTGGATACCTTATACCTATTTATCAAAGGAGCCAGTTATTCCTTATGTGCTTTATGCTTCTCTGCAATCTCATATGTATTGTCAAGTTTCCACTATATGTTCTGTAGGTGTCTGAGTCTACAAAAATTACTTCCTTTACTGCTTGACCGTAAAGACCTCCGACTATATTCTTGCAAATAAGCATCTTCAACTGGTATGAAGAATAAAGAGATCTTCTGCACTGGATCATGACCTGGAGTCCATATCCTGACTTCGGCAGTTGCATGACAAACTCATGGAAGCACACAGATCATTGTATATATACGACATTGCTAAAAATAATACCACAATATGCTAAAAACTGGTCTCCTAGAGGCTGCATGATTATCAACCAACATCAACAATCTTAATCACAGCCATGCTCATAATGTCCTGTTTTAACTTCAACCATAACTGGCAAAACAGTCAAAGTTTACACTAAAACACATTCAAGACACTACTACCATAATTAGTGTGTTGCATCAGATCGACATGAGCAAAACAGAAACATAATTTTTCTTACCAAAAAAAAAAAAAAATTAAGTATTGGATCCATCTTAATTATGATAATATGCGGAATGTATGTAGACAAAAACCAGTTCCGATAGCTTGATCCCCTCAAAATGCTAGATGCAGATACACTGCTCTAAAACAGAACAAAGCACACCTGGAGATAACTTTGGTGGGAAATGTTCTTCATAGATAATGAAACCATTCCATTACTACCAAACCAAAGAAATACGACAACAGAAGACAGGAAACAAAACAACAAAATAAACCAGCATGTATGAAACAACTAAGGTGAAGTCGCACAGAGAGTTGCCAATTGGACACAATGGAAAGAAATGACTGTTAATCATCAACTAAACTATTGTTCAAAAAAAAATTCATCAACTAAGCTGACAAGGAATACCAAATTATGCAATTTCCATCAGAAAGCATGCTAGTTTTACTACTAGAAAGAAAGCTAATTCAAAAAAGAAGAAGAAGAAAAACAACTAGATGTAGCGGCTAGAACAATAGTCATCAGACACTGAAAGCAATGAAAAGTCGGTCCTACTTTTTCATAAAAGAAAACATTTAGCCTTCTTCATTAGCTAAAGGGTTTTATCTCTCTATAAGAATACCACCTCAGGCTTCATTCACCACCAGATGTCCTCTCCAATGTGGTGGATGGAACCCTCATCAGCATACATCTCCAGAACAACAATACTTGGCTCCTATAAATGCCTCTACATTGCAGTGATATCACCATGGCAATCACTTCTCTGATATGCTAGAACTACTCTCACTACTTTCATCTGCAGTTTCTGGAGAGTCGCCAGTCTCAGTTTCTTCAAACTTTGTTTCTGATTCTGCCAGACTTGCATCTGCTTCAGGATACCGCTGCTGTAGTGGGACTGCATCGCTGACGACTTGAGCAGCCTTCAACCTCTCCCGGTATGCCTCCATTTCTACTCGGTACCTTTCCTTATCTTTCACAGCTTTCTCCTGATACTCCTACAAATTACAAAAGCAATTGTCAGCTCAAGTTATTTGGGCATAAAAAAATATATATTGTGATGAACTCAAATATATGTGATAATGTGCATAGTCCTTACTCCTTTATCAGAGTCTTTCAATTTGTTCCAGAGTTCACCAATCATTCTACTTATCTCTCTATCCTTCCCTGGATGAAGTGGCTTCAGCCTTGCATGCTGTTCAGCAAAGAAAAAGTTATACCCACTTCTGTTTGGTTTTGGGTGATCAGGATCCCTCCTTTTTATTTCGGATTTCTTCCTACGGCGGCGACGATGGGGAACAGCGACAGCTGAAGCACTGTCGTTTTTGCTGACCACCATGTTACAATTATGTGCACCTTGTGGAGCCTCCTGTGCTGGGTTCTGTGGAATTTGATACAGTACACCTCGTAACTTCTTTGTGCCTTTGGTGACTGTAACAAGATATCCACTTTCAAATTTTCCATCTATGAACCCAAACACAGTATCATCATCTGGCAGTGCTGGTGTCCCGGCTGCAACAAGAAATGTTACACATAAGAACTATATGATATACATGCTTTACTCAGACTGATGTTGATACACATTAGCCATCCATGATCAGGACTTAAGTGTTAACAGTATGATAGTTTGTCTTGCTTTCAGTGAACCACAGCACCAAAAAAGTTTAATGATTTATTCACTAGATATTTCAGAAACATGGTCCTCTGCCAACAAGCAACAATTTTTGAAGCAATAATAAGCACATACAATTTTCTAACAAGTTCTGAAGCATGTAGAGGACATTACAAGAAAAATATATAACAAGTTCATTTCTACTATTTAAAACTGATAGATTTCAAAGAGGAAAAAAAACTAAGTGCAATTTAATCAGATACTGGTTCAGTTCAAAAAAAAAAAAATCAGATACTGACTCTTGATATCAATTATATTCAATTTTGCATAATGATTTATGACGGCTAAATGCTGAGAAAGCATAAGGAACCCATTTTGATCTGAGAAAGACTAAAGTATTAGAAGGGGAGGGTAGAACATTAAGGAAAATATAGAATCGACCATTTTTTACATGACCCCACTGCAACACCACTTTTGTGAAACCAAAATAAATAAATAAAAGATTGAGATATTCCTCTAAGCTGAAAGAAGAAATTGAAGATACCTCCAGGAATCTCTGGAATTATATGTGGTTGCTGAAGCACAGGTGTCTGAGCTTCAGTTGATTTTCGTTTGGTTCCTCCCCTTGGAGCTGGACCAGGTGTCATATTAGGGTTTTGTGATATATCTGCTGAAAAAGAAAAAATTGTATTATGAAAATGAATAGGCATGCAGGGTATTATATGTATATGAGGCGCAAACGTTCTCTGGGCACACCAGAAGAGAGAGGATTCCATGCTTGAGCTTTGAAATAGTATATTTGTTCATAGTGGAGAAGCAATGAATTATAATATTTCCGCAGGACAAAAGAAGCATTTGTAGCTGTGGAGGGGAAGTTGAATACAGCGGTAACTTCCTTCCATCTTCTATCTTTAACAATCTGCACAATCCATTCAATTAAAACACTATTAGCCAAAGAAATACTTAATTGATACATTCCTACTCCTATCCAAGTTATTATGAAACATATAGAGCGACAGCCGGTTATCAGAAAACAAGAATATGAGGTACAAAAATAACATGAAACTTTAGATGGTCAAAAGGTAAGTTAAGATTTTGGAAACTACTAGGCACACAATTTACATTGTTTCTATGCATGTGTAAATATATCTGTGCATACCATTTAAAATGGAAAATATTAAAGAGCTTATGAATGAAATGGACACCATTTAACTAAACTAATAGTGTGTCAGGAAAGTAACATTTTACATATTCAAATGAGTACCACATAGAACAACCTTGAGCCTTCCATGTAATAGAATAATTAGATACGGTTTTTCTAACCTTTGCCATACCACCACGAGCAGTTACCTCCACAAACAGTCGATGCAAGTCTAACTCTCTTCCTCCTATTATGGGGATCCTACATATAAAGCAGGAGCGGGTCAATAGAAGGGCAGAAACATGAGAAATTATTGGCATACAAGAAACGGATACAAGTACATAACCATATAGCTACTTCTACCATTTAATACATAGCTGTATCTGTACATATACAAGTCACTCCCTGCCTAAACATATTAGACACAAGAGAGCAGATAGATCCAAATTTCAACTGGGAAGCTACTACTAATCGGCATGACAAAGGCACAAGTAACAGTACAATTGACATGCCAACACCCTAACAGTATTGACGGCCATGCCTAAAATACAAAATCTTGAAGACATCGACTATCATGGAACATGGGGGAACACATTATTTGACATTACTGGTCCACTCCCTTATACTTAAGACCACAACAGAGCAATCTGTTCAAAATTCTTAATTCCAGAACTTTGAACATGCTAATAAGCATCACAAAGGCTTTGCGATGCCAAACTGTTTATTTGCTGCTTGTGACAGAAAAAAAAAAAACCTGTGGCAAGATGTTCTGACCATCGTATTGCAACTACAGAGTAATCCTATCCTTGTTCTCTGTCCTCAAGTATATATCCTAAGGTGCGAGTGAGATTCACCAAGCATCAGGTAACACAAGGATTTATCTGATCCATAAATCCACAATTAATGCACCAGGAAGAGAAAACATCAATGAGAAACTCCAAATTCTTCACATTGTCAAACCAATATTTGAATCTCATCCACTATGTTTAAATACTCTTTGTAGTCTTATATTGTGGCCGCATAAAGTTCACCTTTCTATAGTGAACCAAAACCTAGAGTGCCAACTTGGAAAGAATGAAAATAGATTTTACAGACATGACACCACGGGAAATTGGAAATGATATACACGTTGCAGAACCCGAGGAGATTATGATAGTAAAATGATGGCAAATAATCGTTCCAAAATAAATATGCACATGAATTTCTTCATATACCGTACCGAGATCTAGGATAAATTTCCATATTGGGGAGCAATTAGGAAAACTTCTCTTGAATTTCCAAGTTTGCAGAATGCGTGATTCACACTAGAAAAATTGCCCTATGGCAGTTCAGTTAAGTAAAATTTTGGTCTTTCAAATTAATTTCTTACAATATTCAACAGATAAAAAGCTTTGTATTGAAAAAGAAAACCCACTCAAACTAGAAGACTCAACAAAACCCAGTCACTTACATCTACAGAGATTGGAAAAATGAGACCTGAATCAATCACATCATTATACTGAAAGCTAATGGAGAATCAAAAACACTCACAAATGATATGCACAGAACGCCATTTAATGTAAATGTCATCAACTTCAAATAGAAAAAGAAATCCATAATCCCAGTTTAACATCATAGATTAAGATATTATTTGTAACAAAATAGGTAATTAGAGGATCCAAAGATATAGCTTACATGAACTTGGTTCCCATTGAAGCATGGAGCTTTTCCAAAGTAGATATGAACAGCTTAGGATTGGCTGCAACCTCCTCATATTTAGCAAGAGGTGCTGGGTATGGAATGAAGTTAGAGGTTGTATCTTTCATGGGTAATGGGCTCTTACTGGCACAAGAAGTTGATGCTGCCATTGCCAAAACAATCACACCACATCCAAGTCTCCTTTGTCCCTCTTTATTTAACCATTAACCACACCACTGTTTCACTTGTTCTTCACTGCAAAATGACCATAAATACAAGTGAATTCCAAAGAGGGTATTCAAAAACAATGGCAGTGAACCAATGAAACTAACTGCATGCAAAACACAAAAAATAAATCTGGAAAGCACACCATGAATATTGCCAAAAACACGAATTTCATGCAGAGTGTCTCTCAAAAGATGAGAAAAACCAAGAGCACAGAAGAAAAAGACAAACTTTAAAAGGATAAATGTAAAAGAGAAATCTTTATTCAAAAGAAAAGGAACCCAGAAAAATCACCATGCAGATGCAGATTGCTGCAGAGAAACTGGAATGACAAAGAAGCCTGGGCCTTTATGAAATGACTCCAGATGAAAAATATTAAAGCCAATGCTAACCAAGAGGTACAACATAGCTGTAATAGCCTTAAATTCCTTCAGGGAATCGAGGATGTAACAGGAAGAACCCATCTCAGACCTTTGAAACACATAGAGGCTAAAAGCTGAAAGCCTTTCAGGCCTATAGCAATAAAGACTCAGATGAAGACTGACGACCCTATATTACTGTACCCTAGATTGCCTTGCCTGACATTCCAAATATATACGATATCTATTAACTACTGCACAAGATGTATCTCTGTATTTCCACATCAAATGAAAATGGGTATCTTCTTTCTCTATCAACAAAGCCCGAGGCTTTCTCATGTTCCCCTTTCTGTAATATCTGACACTCGTTTCAAGATTATGGAAGATACCCAATGCCAATATCAATCCCAGTGTTGGGTTTTTGGAGGTGAGAGGTGCCCAGTGTGCCCATCAATCAAAAACCTCACAGTGGCCAAAGAAAGCTCTTAACTTTCAAATCAAAATTCAGTCCTCCTCCTTCCAATAGTATAAAACTAAAAAATTTACTCTCATCACTATTCATTATTTTTACTCTTTCTTTTCTACTTTATAATCCTCTTCTCGATTAATATGAAGAAATAGAATAGTACATGTGAGGAATATAGAATGCAAACAACCCAGATGAAGGAATGGGGAAGGAATAATATACCAGTATCTTTCACATAAATAACCAACGAAATTATATAAAAACTTACCAACGATTTGGGGAGGGATGAAGGTTTTGAGCATGCAAAATGAAATGAAATTATGGAGGAAGCTAGCTTTAGATTAATCCTTATTATAACCCAAGGGAGGTCACAGGTTTGTATTTTCCATTTTTTTTTTTTAGGTCTTTTATTTGGGTGGTGACAGTTTAAGAAAGATGACTAACCCTGAATTCCTCGTACAAACATACACAACCTCTCAAGTGACAACTTTATCCCCTATCTGCTTGTGATACATGACCAAGATTTTCAGGAATTGCATTTTATCTTAGGGAGGAGAATTCAAAATATTTTGAGTGCCCCAATCAAGTATGGATAATAAACAAGAATAACTACTATGGAAATGGCCAATTGGGGTGAGAGGTGTCATGAGATTAGCAAAACGTGTTGTATTGACTCTCCTATTAAAACGGTACACAATCTGAATGTAGACCCAAAAAAGATAAGAGAGAGAGAGAGAGAGACAAAAATAAGGGGTAGGGGTGAGACATGGGTGCCGTAACACCAGCTTCATATGGTATTTATTGAGGCATTTAAATCACCTCTCTACCCCTCTCTCTTTCCTTATGCTCCTTATATATACTCCTAAGAAGAAAAAGAAAATAATCATCACTAAAATTATCATATGGTAAGGAGTATTTAGTATGTGGTTAATATAGGGTGATGATTTTCCATGGTGACCAAAATGGTAGGGCGATTGTAGTAGTAAATAGTATTTGGACTTTTTCAATTTGTTTAAAATGGAAACATATATGGTTACCTTTGGTCTAGATTAGTTCTCGTAACTTCTTGCGAGTTTTGTTTAATGTAGAGAGATTGATCCCGAAACCTTGAATTGATAAAGAAATTAAGTCATTTATATTCGCTTCTAAAGTGAGCGATTCTTTAGACGTAAAAAATAAACTTTATTCATTTTTTTTATCAGTGAAATATTTCATTATGCCAACAAAGCAAAAGAAATAAACAACTGAAACAAGTAAACAAAAGAGCTACAACTAAACTTCTGGATCTTGGGTATTTTGGTGACCTTCTGGATCTTGGTTATTATGGGCCAATGGCAACATGGGGTCTGAAACTTTGCTTCGGTTGGACAGGGCCGTGTGTACAGCTTCATGGTTTGATATCTTCAGTTATTCAAAACCTTTTCATCTTCCTCCATCTGACTCAGATCATGTTCCTATTTTATTGAAGGCAAGTACGACTCCGATTGGTGTAATCCATAAGATCCATCGATTTTATTTTGAGGAGTTTTGGCTACAACAGGAAGACTGTGATCGAGTGGTGGACGAGGCTTGGGATTCAAATTTTCTGGGTGCACCTATGTATTTTGTTGTCTAGAAGATCAAATTTGTGAGACTTAAACTTGATTCTTGGCAGAAGGGGGTCTTTCGTGGAAGACAGATAAAGATGATGGTGATCCGGAAAAGACTAGAGAAACTAATGGGAATCCCTATTACTGATAATAGAAAGGTGGAGAAAGTGAATCTCTGTACTAGTCTTCAATCCTTGCTGCATCAGGAGGAATTGTTTTGGAAACAAAGATCTCGTGTGCAGTGGTTAAAAGAGGGTGACCGAAATATTGGTTTCTTTCATAAGAAAGCCGAGAGCAGGAGAAGGAAGAAGGCTTTACAAGGCTTTTTTGATAATGATGGAAATTGGAAAGACGATGATGCAGGAATGGAGGAAGTGGTAACCAATTACTTCTAAAAAAAAAAATGTTGCAGGCTTCAGTGATTGATTATGATGCAGTAGAGACAACGCCGGCAGCAATACAACAGTGTATGACTGATAATATGAACGCCTGTTGTGTGGGAACTATTCAGCTGAAGAGATTAAGATGGGTTTGTTCCAGATGTATCCTACAAAATCTTCGGGACCTGATGTTATGCCTCCTTTCTTTTTCCAACGTTATTGGGACACAATTGGACCTGAGGTGATTGCAGCTGTTCAAAATTTTTTTGAAACCGGGAAGATACTGAAACAAATCAATTATACTCATGTGTGCTTGATTCCGAAAGTTGATAACCTAGAGAAAATGGATGATCTGAGACCAATTGCACTGTGCAATGTGCTTTACAAAATCTGTGCAAAGACTCTGGCAAACCGGTTGAAGGTGATTCTCCCCTCAATTATCTCTCCTTGTCAAAGTGCTTTTGTTCCTAGGAGGTTAATTACAGATAATATTTTAGTTGCCAATAAGGTATCACACTTTATTCATAACAGACGTGAAGGTAGAGTTGGTTATATGGCATTGAAACTGGATCTAAGCAAGGCTTATGACAGGATGGAATGGGACTTTTTGGAGAGGGTAATGAAGCGTTTCGACTTCTCGAACAGCTGGATTAATCTTGTTATACAATCTGTGACTACTGTTAGGTACTCTTTTCTGGTTAGAGGGCGTCCACAGGGTTACTTATCTCCAACCAGAGGATTGAGACAAGGAGACCAAGGGTCTCCTTATTTATTTCTGTCAGGAGCAGAAGGATTTTCAGCATTGCTACAAGCTAGGCTGCTTGAGGGTTCTCTACCTGGAGTGGAGGTTTGTGAATCATCTACTATTTGCAGACGATAGTATGTTGTCTGCCGAAGCTTCAGTTCAAGCATGTGTTACGATCCAAGAAGTTATTGATACCTATAGCAGAGCTTCAGGCCAGGTGATTAATATGGCAAAAAGTTCAGTAGTATTTAGTAAGAATGTTGCAGAGGATAGGGAGGATACTTTGTCAAGGCGCACAGGCCATAAAAGATAAATACCTATAAAGAAAGTAATGAGATAAACACGAAATGATTGATGTGTAATGCTGATTTGAATTGAGAGAAAATGTGTAATTGCGTTGACCATTTGGTCGAGGATTTCTAACAATG
This genomic interval carries:
- the LOC101295999 gene encoding high mobility group B protein 15-like; its protein translation is MAASTSCASKSPLPMKDTTSNFIPYPAPLAKYEEVAANPKLFISTLEKLHASMGTKFMIPIIGGRELDLHRLFVEVTARGGMAKIVKDRRWKEVTAVFNFPSTATNASFVLRKYYNSLLLHYEQIYYFKAQAWNPLSSDISQNPNMTPGPAPRGGTKRKSTEAQTPVLQQPHIIPEIPGAGTPALPDDDTVFGFIDGKFESGYLVTVTKGTKKLRGVLYQIPQNPAQEAPQGAHNCNMVVSKNDSASAVAVPHRRRRRKKSEIKRRDPDHPKPNRSGYNFFFAEQHARLKPLHPGKDREISRMIGELWNKLKDSDKGEYQEKAVKDKERYRVEMEAYRERLKAAQVVSDAVPLQQRYPEADASLAESETKFEETETGDSPETADESSESSSSISEK
- the LOC101295710 gene encoding DNA-damage-repair/toleration protein DRT100-like; translation: MRVVFISVVITLLCAIAVDSCLPTDLAALEAVKASLTESNLGLFNTWFGTDCCLNWYGVSCDPSTRRVVDLNLRGESEDPILSKSGQSGFMSGSIAPEICNLDSLTTLVLADWKGLCAVCLCYPAYLPARLEFDSGWIVAGEGRCLLACAGVGGGGRWRRSGKEIKGLN